In Nitrososphaerales archaeon, the genomic stretch CGGTCTCGACAAGCAGGTCGATTCCCCGCGCCTTCCTGACTATCGCCCTCAGCTTGTCGAAGTCGCCGATTGAGCGCTCACTCCGCCTCCCCGGGACTATCACCTTGGTCCTCTTCCCTCCGTCGGTCAGCCAGACCGTGTTGACAGTCAGGACCCTCACCGGGAAGAAGATGTCCTCGAGGAACTTCCTGTCCGAGCTGCCCGCACCTACCAACCAAACTTTTCCTTTCATCGCCCCCTCGAGCTCAGAGCGGATTGCTTCGTTGCCCCTCAGCACCTGCAGGTCCGAGCCCTCGAACTCCAGCACGTAATCTCCCCCTACCTCGAAGCTCCTTCTCAGGGTCAACCTGTTGACCTCGGCTACCCTCTCAGCAATTCGGATAAGCGCCTTCGAGGCCTCGACGTCGGCGGGGGTTATCTCCCCGGCCTTGAGCTTGGACTCGCATTTCGGGCAAAGGATTCCCGTCTTCGCATCGAAGTTGCAGATGGGAAGGCGTAGGGCCAAGCCGAAAGCTGCCCGCGGCGAGCCCATAAATAAAAAAATCGTTGAGTAAAATCGGAGCATCCTCTCGGAAGGTGTGGCTGTCGCCGCCTGTGAGACTCGAAGGGACTACTTCTCGAGCCTTATCTCGATCGAGGAGACGTTGTTCATCGCGCCCGTCTCTATGCTCTTGACCTGCTCAGTGTTGATGGCTATCTTCTTGATCGCGATGTCTGTCGCGAACCGCTTCGTCAGTATCTGAGCAACGTCCACTGCCTTCGAGATTGCCCTGCCCCTTGCCTTTACGCTGACTCCCCCCGAACCGTTCTGCAGGGTGGTCAGACAGGCAAGGACGTAGTTCATCACAGGCTTCTTGCCGATGAAGATCGTGTTTGGGTCGCGTGCCTGTGGTTCCTGAGGTGCTGGTTCTTGGTGCTGTGCTTCGCTTGCGGACATTGAATGCGAATCGCCTGTTTCATTATATTTATGGATAATGGACGATTGTTCCACATTTCAAATTTGTCAAGCTGGTGGGGCGTGGTGCTTAAGTGGCTTGGAAGCTTCGCCCTCCATGCGTGCAGTCAAGGCAATTCAGTTCGGGTACGTAGCCTCGCACGAACTCGATTCTCTCTTCGAAGATTTCCGCCTGATGTGCAACGATGCACTCAGAATCGCCCTCAAGCATGAGAGAGAACATGATGGTGAGAAGGTCGGGAGCAGGTTCGAACTGATTGAGCTTGCCTACCCTCGTCTCAGGGAATACGGCCTCCACACCCACTACGTTCTCTCTGCCTGCGAGGTCGCCTTCTCAGCATATCGGAACAAAGACAGAAAGTCGAACCCTTGCGTAAAGCGCGCGTTCCTCAAGTTGGACAACCAGTCGTATCTACTCAACCATCTCATCTTGAGAATTCCTAACAAGCCTAGACAGTTCATCTACCTCACCCTCCAAGCCTCTGACTATCAACTCTCTTTCATCGACGACCAGACACTCAAGAGAGGTTCGATTACAATTACCGCGCACACAATCAGTATCGCCTTCTCGAAAGAGATTGCCGAAATTGAGCCTCTGGGAAATGTCGGCATCGATGTGAATGAGAGGAATGTCACGGCATCAGACACCCTCGGGAATACGAAGGTCTACGATACCTCTGAGGTAGCGGAGGTCAAAGAGGTCTATCGGGTAATCAGGGCGCGGATTGGGCGAAAGACGCGACAGGACAACCGCGTCGGGCAGAAGCTCTATGCGAAATATGGGAGGCGGGAGAGGAACAGGACGACCCAAGCGATTCATCGAGTCTCGAAGGCGATAGTCCAACACGCAAAAGAGGACAAGCTCGGAATCGTCATGGAGAAATTGAAAGGGATTCGCAATCTCTACCGAAAGGGAAATGGACAGGGAACCGCTTTCAGAGGTCGAATGAATAGCTGGACTTTCCATGAGGTCCAGAGGCAAATCGAATACAAGGCAAGGTGGGAATGCATACCCATCTCTTACGTCAACCCAAGAGGTACCTCCCGAAACTGCCCCAAGTGTGGCTCCCGCGTCATGGCTCTGGCAGAGAGGAAGCTCTACTGCCCAAGTTGCCACCAGACATGGGATAGGGACGAACTGGCCTCGAAAAACATCATGGCCGCATTGGTTTGTGCGGCTCGGCCATCCAAGGGAAGCGGTGAAGGGGAACCCCGAAGGCAAGAGGACGCGAGCAATCCTCAGAGCAGATGGGTGGAAGTTGAGAGGTCGGGTTAATGCACCGACAACTCGGCAGAACCCGCTACGTTTATCCCATCTTGCCTGGCCGCCTAGGTTCGTGCGGCTTTTCGAGTATCAGGCGAAGGAGCTGTTCAAGAACTACGGGCTTCCCGTTCCTCGCTCAGTACTCGCAGGAAACGTGGTCGGAGTGCTCAACGCGCTGGAGACCATCGGTCTGCCCGCAGTCCTGAAGGCCCAGGTCCTGGCAGGAGGGAGGGGCAAGGCGGGAGGCATTGTGGTCGTCTCCGACAAGGCTTCGGCCCAGAGAGAGGCCGAGAGAATATTCAATCTCTCAATTGGAGGAGAGGTCCCGAGTTCCATCTTGGTCGAGCAGTCGTTCCCCCACAAGGATGAGATGTACCTCTCGGTCACGCTCGACAGGAGCGAGAGGTGTTTCGTAGTGATCGCTGCGAAGGCCGGAGGGATTGACGTAGAGTCGCTCTCTGGGAAGGTAGTCAGGAAGATTCCGCTGTCTGGCATAGACCGGCCCTTCGCCAATACCGTGTCCTCCGAGCTGGGCCTCCGCGGAAGCCAGTCAGAGCAGTTCGTCAAGATACTTCTCAGTTTGGAAAAGTTGGCGAGGGAGAAGGAGTGCGAGCTGGCAGAGATTAACCCACTGGCCGTGGGAGGTGACGGGATCATGATGCCCCTCGACGCCAAGATAATACTCGACGACAACGCGCTCTTCCGCCATCCCGAGTTCGCGAAGGTCCACCCCTTGGACGAGTTCGAGGGGGAGGCCTCGAGGCAGGGCTTCGCCTTCGTCCGCCTGGAGGGAGACATTGCAGTAGTTGGGAACGGGGCGGGGCTGGTGCTCTCCACCCTGGACCTCGTGGGGGACGCGGGCGGGAACGCTGCGTGCTTCCTGGACCTCGGAGGGGGAGCGCAGCGTGAGAGGATCGTAGCGGCCCTGGCGCTGGTCAACAAGCTCCCGAACGCTTCGAGGATACTTGTGAACATCTTCGGCGGCATCACGAGGACAACGGACGTAGCGGAGGGGATCAAGGACGTCCTCGCAGGCGGACCTGTGAAGCCCGTCTTCGCCAGGATAAGCGGGGCTGAGGAGGAGGAGGCGAAGCAGCTGCTCTCGGGCTCCAAGGTGAAGCTCTTCAGGACCGCGCAGGAGGCGGTGGAGGCAGTGGTGAAGGCGAGATGATCCTTCCCAGAAGGGGCGACCCTGTGGTCGTCCAGAACATCACAGGCAGGTATGGGGCGCTCCACACTCGGCTGATGCTCGACTACGGCACCAACATAGCTGCCGGGGCCACCCCGGGCAAGGGAGGTCTGTCGGTCGAGGGCGTTCCAGTGTACAACACGGTCGCGGAAGCGGTCAAGGAGACGGGGGCGAAGGTATCTGTGTTCTTCGTGCCCGCGCAGTTCGCGTACGACGCAGCAGAGGAGGCGATACTGGCGGGGATCAAGCTGCTCGTGGTCATCACGGAGCATATCCCCGTCAGAGACACACTGAGAATGCTTGAGCTCGCCAAAAGTCATTCCACCTCGATAGTGGGGCCGAACTGCCCGGGCCTCATCGTGCCCGCCGAGAAGGTCAAGCTGGGGATCATGCCGGCCCCATCATTCAAGCCGGGTAGCGTAGCCCTGTTCTCGAGGAGCGGCACCCTCACCTATGAGATCGCAAACCAGCTCTCGCTCGCTGGGTTCGGGCAGTCCGTCGCGATAGGGATAGGGGGGGACCCGGTCACGGGGCTGACCCCCACGGAGTGCTTCGACTTCGTCGAAGGCATGAAGGAGACCAAGGCTATAGTGGCCGTCGGGGAGATCGGCGGCGACGCGGAAGAGAGGCTCGCGAGGCACATCGCAAAGTCTGGGACGAAGAAGCCTGTTGTGGCGTACGTGGCAGGCAGGCACGCGCCCAAGGAGAAGAAGATGGGCCACGCCGGGGCAATAATCTACGGCAACGTCGGGACTGCCGACTCCAAGATCAGCGCGCTCAGGGACTCGGGAGTGAGGGTGGCGATGACGCCTTCGGATGTTCCAAGCCTGCTGAAGCAGGCGACAGGTTGAAAAGGAGAACGCCGGG encodes the following:
- the sucD gene encoding succinate--CoA ligase subunit alpha, translated to MILPRRGDPVVVQNITGRYGALHTRLMLDYGTNIAAGATPGKGGLSVEGVPVYNTVAEAVKETGAKVSVFFVPAQFAYDAAEEAILAGIKLLVVITEHIPVRDTLRMLELAKSHSTSIVGPNCPGLIVPAEKVKLGIMPAPSFKPGSVALFSRSGTLTYEIANQLSLAGFGQSVAIGIGGDPVTGLTPTECFDFVEGMKETKAIVAVGEIGGDAEERLARHIAKSGTKKPVVAYVAGRHAPKEKKMGHAGAIIYGNVGTADSKISALRDSGVRVAMTPSDVPSLLKQATG
- a CDS encoding succinate--CoA ligase subunit beta yields the protein MRLFEYQAKELFKNYGLPVPRSVLAGNVVGVLNALETIGLPAVLKAQVLAGGRGKAGGIVVVSDKASAQREAERIFNLSIGGEVPSSILVEQSFPHKDEMYLSVTLDRSERCFVVIAAKAGGIDVESLSGKVVRKIPLSGIDRPFANTVSSELGLRGSQSEQFVKILLSLEKLAREKECELAEINPLAVGGDGIMMPLDAKIILDDNALFRHPEFAKVHPLDEFEGEASRQGFAFVRLEGDIAVVGNGAGLVLSTLDLVGDAGGNAACFLDLGGGAQRERIVAALALVNKLPNASRILVNIFGGITRTTDVAEGIKDVLAGGPVKPVFARISGAEEEEAKQLLSGSKVKLFRTAQEAVEAVVKAR
- the albA gene encoding DNA-binding protein Alba — its product is MSASEAQHQEPAPQEPQARDPNTIFIGKKPVMNYVLACLTTLQNGSGGVSVKARGRAISKAVDVAQILTKRFATDIAIKKIAINTEQVKSIETGAMNNVSSIEIRLEK
- a CDS encoding transposase: MRAVKAIQFGYVASHELDSLFEDFRLMCNDALRIALKHEREHDGEKVGSRFELIELAYPRLREYGLHTHYVLSACEVAFSAYRNKDRKSNPCVKRAFLKLDNQSYLLNHLILRIPNKPRQFIYLTLQASDYQLSFIDDQTLKRGSITITAHTISIAFSKEIAEIEPLGNVGIDVNERNVTASDTLGNTKVYDTSEVAEVKEVYRVIRARIGRKTRQDNRVGQKLYAKYGRRERNRTTQAIHRVSKAIVQHAKEDKLGIVMEKLKGIRNLYRKGNGQGTAFRGRMNSWTFHEVQRQIEYKARWECIPISYVNPRGTSRNCPKCGSRVMALAERKLYCPSCHQTWDRDELASKNIMAALVCAARPSKGSGEGEPRRQEDASNPQSRWVEVERSG